From one uncultured Bacteroides sp. genomic stretch:
- a CDS encoding sugar phosphate nucleotidyltransferase — protein MEYAIIAAGQGSRLIADGVETSKPLLQINGNAILDRLLAIFLDNNAESISIIINAEMIDVRAHLENLRLPVPLHVLVKTTPDSLHSFYELASLIPQRSKLCLTTIDPIFSPLEFSDYIRIFEADNTHDALMAVTDYIDDEKPLYVQTDSQLAITGFVDEAYEGFRYVSGGIYCMNSRVISLLQAAVGSGLSRMRNFQRQMIYSGLKVKAYPFSKIIDVDHASDIRKAELFLNEQK, from the coding sequence ATGGAATATGCGATAATAGCAGCCGGACAAGGATCGCGTCTGATTGCTGATGGAGTGGAAACTTCGAAACCATTGCTCCAAATAAACGGAAATGCGATACTCGACAGACTGCTGGCTATTTTTCTTGATAACAATGCAGAATCAATTAGCATTATTATAAATGCAGAAATGATTGATGTACGAGCTCATCTGGAAAATTTAAGACTCCCTGTTCCATTGCACGTTCTGGTCAAAACGACCCCTGACTCCCTTCATAGTTTTTATGAACTAGCTTCTCTTATTCCCCAAAGAAGCAAGTTATGCCTCACAACGATTGATCCTATATTTTCTCCATTGGAATTTTCTGATTATATTCGTATCTTTGAGGCCGATAACACACATGACGCGTTAATGGCGGTAACCGATTATATCGATGATGAAAAACCATTATATGTACAAACAGACAGTCAGTTGGCAATTACCGGTTTTGTAGATGAGGCTTACGAAGGATTTCGTTACGTCTCAGGCGGCATTTATTGCATGAATAGCAGAGTGATATCTCTGCTTCAAGCAGCTGTTGGCTCTGGACTTTCGCGCATGCGCAATTTTCAACGACAGATGATTTATTCGGGATTAAAGGTGAAGGCCTACCCTTTTTCTAAAATTATAGATGTTGATCATGCCAGTGATATTCGCAAGGCAGAGTTATTTTTAAATGAGCAAAAATAG
- a CDS encoding CDP-alcohol phosphatidyltransferase family protein, with protein MSTNNLKKRPSIESSLKSNDTEEYLDLVFYRPAGYRWALLFNRMRVSPNQVTIFSIFLGVAAGVMFYFDDIWYNMIGMCLLIWANMYDSADGQLARMTGQKSELGRILDGVSGDFWFITIYASICLRMTPDYSWYIWALAALSGYFHSKQAAMADYYRNIHLFFLKGRAGSELDNSKQQRVAFREMPWGGNYVRKTFLWFYQNYTASQEKYSPCFQRFFATLRTKYGEKMPEALREEFRKGSLPLMKYTNILSFNTRVIVLFISLFLDMPWIYFIFELTVLNVLLVYMVVRQESLSSRLYKKIMSKEYE; from the coding sequence ATGAGCACAAATAATTTAAAAAAACGGCCTTCTATTGAGTCTTCTCTAAAATCTAATGATACGGAAGAGTATCTTGATTTAGTGTTTTATCGTCCTGCGGGCTATCGTTGGGCCTTATTATTTAACAGAATGCGGGTATCCCCTAATCAGGTAACGATCTTTTCTATCTTTTTGGGCGTGGCTGCCGGCGTTATGTTTTATTTTGATGATATTTGGTACAATATGATAGGTATGTGTTTGCTTATATGGGCTAATATGTACGATAGTGCCGATGGACAACTAGCCCGTATGACAGGGCAGAAATCAGAGTTAGGCCGTATTCTGGACGGTGTATCCGGTGATTTTTGGTTTATTACCATCTATGCGTCTATTTGCTTGAGGATGACTCCTGATTATTCTTGGTATATTTGGGCATTGGCGGCGCTGTCCGGCTATTTTCATAGTAAGCAGGCAGCCATGGCGGATTATTATCGCAACATTCATCTTTTTTTTCTTAAAGGTAGAGCCGGAAGTGAATTGGATAACTCAAAGCAACAGCGTGTTGCGTTTCGGGAAATGCCTTGGGGGGGAAATTATGTGAGAAAAACTTTTTTGTGGTTTTATCAAAATTATACAGCTTCTCAAGAGAAATATTCACCTTGTTTTCAGCGTTTTTTTGCAACTCTTCGCACAAAGTATGGAGAGAAGATGCCTGAAGCATTACGCGAAGAGTTTAGAAAAGGCAGTTTGCCATTGATGAAATATACTAATATTCTTTCGTTTAACACACGTGTCATAGTGCTATTCATTTCATTATTCCTTGATATGCCTTGGATTTATTTTATTTTTGAGCTAACAGTGCTTAATGTCTTGCTTGTTTATATGGTGGTTCGCCAAGAATCATTGAGTAGTAGATTATATAAAAAGATTATGAGCAAAGAATATGAGTAG
- a CDS encoding lysylphosphatidylglycerol synthase transmembrane domain-containing protein — MSSKYRNIFLCFGLLAVVVMLFSFDMKYDELWTNLKRAGVYLPLVLLLWLIIYFINTCSWYLIIRGGKHSLVSFLRVYKFTVTGFALNSVTPVGLMGGEPYRIMELTPYMGVERATSSVILYVMMHIFSHFCFWLASVLLYAILFPVGWIMALVLGFITVLCLLLVTVFIKGYRKGMAVAFIRLCSHIPFLRKRASSFADKHKDRLETIDKQVALLHSQRKSSFYGALSLEFLARIVSCVEVWLILNVLTTDVSFISCVLIVAFSSFLANLFFFMPMQLGGREGGFALAVGSLSLSGAYGIYTALITRVRELFWIVIGLALMKIGNIKKNN, encoded by the coding sequence ATGAGTAGTAAATATCGTAATATTTTTCTTTGCTTTGGGCTCCTGGCAGTAGTGGTTATGCTCTTTTCGTTTGATATGAAGTACGATGAATTGTGGACTAATCTGAAGAGAGCGGGCGTATATCTTCCTCTTGTGCTACTCCTCTGGCTTATTATTTATTTTATCAATACGTGTTCTTGGTACTTAATTATCCGCGGAGGGAAACACAGTCTTGTTTCTTTCCTCCGGGTGTATAAATTTACGGTAACGGGTTTTGCGCTTAATTCCGTTACTCCTGTGGGATTAATGGGCGGGGAGCCTTATCGTATCATGGAACTAACTCCTTATATGGGAGTGGAGCGGGCTACTTCCTCGGTTATTTTATATGTGATGATGCACATTTTTTCTCATTTTTGTTTTTGGCTTGCTTCTGTACTTTTATACGCCATTCTGTTTCCCGTAGGATGGATAATGGCTCTTGTTTTAGGCTTTATTACAGTGCTATGCTTATTGTTAGTAACTGTCTTTATAAAGGGATACCGTAAAGGTATGGCTGTGGCGTTTATACGTTTATGCAGTCATATCCCTTTTTTGAGAAAACGTGCCAGCAGTTTTGCCGATAAACATAAAGATAGACTCGAAACAATAGATAAACAGGTTGCCTTGTTGCATAGCCAGCGGAAAAGTTCTTTTTATGGTGCTTTATCTCTTGAATTTCTAGCACGTATTGTCTCTTGTGTAGAAGTTTGGTTGATACTCAATGTGCTCACCACTGATGTTAGTTTCATTAGTTGTGTATTGATTGTTGCTTTTTCTTCTTTCTTGGCTAATTTGTTTTTCTTTATGCCTATGCAGTTAGGTGGGCGCGAAGGAGGTTTTGCCTTGGCTGTAGGGAGCCTGTCTCTTTCGGGAGCGTATGGTATTTATACAGCATTAATCACAAGAGTAAGAGAGCTTTTTTGGATTGTTATAGGGCTTGCTCTTATGAAAATAGGGAATATAAAGAAAAATAATTAG
- a CDS encoding HAD family hydrolase gives MIVDNLERIKALAFDFGGTLDSPFMHWLDVYLMVYADKLQLPVTRENLYDSYVYAERQMESLQLVKPSHSLLETQLFKTHLQVENLIERGVIANTVENSSKLPYKVAYAVTAFAEDYIKRNRPILRTLSEHYTLLLVSNYYGNIKKIATDLRIADYFFSITDSTIEGVRKPDPQLWALAISRAGFLPEEVVVIGDSMKNDILPALSLGCYTVQGYPENIASDKIDCTRDFVRSLDELLPLLVAL, from the coding sequence ATGATAGTTGATAATTTAGAAAGAATAAAAGCTTTAGCATTTGACTTTGGAGGAACACTTGATTCCCCTTTCATGCACTGGTTAGATGTGTATTTAATGGTGTATGCCGATAAGTTGCAACTCCCTGTTACCCGTGAGAACTTGTATGATTCATACGTGTATGCTGAACGTCAGATGGAATCTTTGCAGTTGGTAAAGCCTAGTCATTCTTTGCTTGAAACTCAACTTTTTAAGACACATTTGCAGGTGGAAAATCTTATTGAGCGTGGTGTGATAGCGAATACGGTTGAAAATAGTAGCAAGCTTCCTTATAAGGTTGCGTATGCCGTGACTGCATTCGCCGAAGATTATATTAAACGTAATAGGCCTATTCTCCGAACACTTTCCGAACATTACACGCTGTTGTTGGTGTCTAATTATTATGGAAACATTAAAAAGATAGCGACAGATTTACGTATAGCAGATTATTTCTTTTCTATAACCGATTCGACCATAGAAGGAGTGCGCAAACCTGATCCACAACTCTGGGCTTTGGCTATTAGTCGTGCTGGTTTCCTACCTGAAGAAGTGGTTGTTATTGGAGACTCAATGAAAAATGATATTCTTCCGGCTTTGAGCTTGGGGTGCTATACAGTTCAGGGATATCCTGAAAACATAGCTTCTGATAAGATAGATTGCACAAGAGACTTTGTGCGTTCGCTAGACGAATTATTGCCTCTTTTGGTTGCATTGTGA
- the galK gene encoding galactokinase, with the protein MDIEYVRSRFKKHFDGTTGFVYASPGRINLIGEHTDYNGGFVFPGAIDKGMIAEIKPNGTQKVLAYSIDLKDYVEFGLNEEDAPSASWARYIFGVCREMIKRGVKVEGFNTAFAGDVPLGAGMSSSAALESTYAFALNDLFNGNIDKFELAKIGQATEHNYCGVNCGIMDQFASVFGKAGSLIRLDCRSLEYQYFPFNPKGYRLVLLDSVVKHELASSAYNKRRQSCESAVAAIKKHHPTVEFLRDATIDMLKEVKSDITAEDYMRAEYVIEEIQRVLDVCDALEVSDYETVGLKMYETHHGMSKLYEVSCEELDFLTDCAKECGVTGSRVMGGGFGGCTINLVKEELYDNFIAKAQESFKAKFDRSPKVYDVVIGDGSRKLA; encoded by the coding sequence ATGGACATAGAATACGTAAGAAGCCGTTTCAAAAAACACTTTGACGGAACAACAGGATTTGTATATGCATCGCCAGGACGCATTAACCTCATTGGAGAACATACCGACTATAATGGCGGATTTGTTTTTCCAGGAGCCATTGACAAAGGGATGATAGCTGAAATTAAGCCAAACGGAACTCAAAAAGTATTAGCCTATTCTATCGATTTAAAAGACTACGTTGAATTCGGCCTCAACGAAGAAGATGCCCCAAGTGCCAGTTGGGCCAGATATATTTTTGGCGTTTGTCGTGAAATGATTAAACGCGGAGTAAAAGTAGAAGGATTCAATACCGCCTTTGCTGGCGATGTACCTTTAGGTGCAGGCATGTCATCGTCTGCCGCTTTAGAGAGTACGTATGCTTTTGCTTTAAATGATCTATTTAACGGAAACATCGATAAGTTTGAGTTGGCAAAAATCGGACAAGCAACCGAGCACAATTATTGTGGCGTAAACTGTGGAATAATGGATCAATTTGCATCTGTATTCGGAAAAGCAGGAAGCCTCATTCGCCTTGATTGCCGTTCATTGGAATACCAATATTTTCCATTTAATCCCAAAGGTTATCGTTTAGTACTTCTTGACTCTGTAGTAAAACATGAGTTAGCCTCTTCAGCCTATAATAAGCGCCGTCAGTCTTGCGAATCGGCCGTCGCTGCCATTAAAAAGCACCATCCTACGGTAGAATTCCTAAGAGATGCCACCATAGATATGCTCAAAGAAGTCAAGAGTGACATCACTGCAGAAGATTATATGCGCGCAGAGTATGTTATTGAAGAAATTCAGCGTGTGCTCGACGTTTGTGATGCTTTGGAAGTGTCTGACTATGAAACTGTAGGGCTAAAGATGTACGAAACTCATCACGGAATGAGCAAACTGTACGAAGTTAGCTGCGAAGAACTTGATTTCCTTACTGATTGTGCCAAAGAATGCGGCGTAACCGGTTCACGCGTAATGGGTGGCGGTTTTGGCGGATGTACCATTAATCTTGTAAAAGAAGAGCTTTATGATAACTTCATAGCAAAAGCTCAGGAATCATTCAAAGCTAAATTCGACAGAAGTCCTAAAGTATATGATGTCGTTATTGGAGATGGATCCAGAAAATTGGCATAA
- a CDS encoding MFS transporter — MTQQKKNYALPIIMMILLFGMISFVTNLAAPMGVVVKGQFQASNFMGMLGNFANFAAYAFMGIPAGILLKKIGYKSTALIAIAVGFFGILVQFLSGTIGSFPVYLIGAFISGFSMCMLNTVVNPMLNTLGGGGKKGNQLIQIGGTFNSLMATLVPVLVGILVGQVTRETAITNVNPVLFIAMGIFATVGIVLFFVQIPEPHIKKASSIKYEHSPWAFRHFILGTVAIFVYVGIEVGVPGTMNLFLTDPQGFGGSAAEAGLVTGTYWFLMLIGRFLGASFGAKISSKAMLTFASSLAVLLVLGAIFLPTTTLIDMPVFKSDLSFGMAQVPINAMLLVLVGLCTSIMWGGIFNLAVEGLGKYTEAATGIFMVMVCGGGILPLIQNYVADVANFMSSYWVIIAALAFLLYYAISGCKNVNKDIPVE, encoded by the coding sequence ATGACTCAACAAAAAAAGAATTATGCATTGCCTATCATCATGATGATATTGCTATTCGGCATGATTTCATTCGTTACCAACTTAGCTGCTCCAATGGGCGTTGTGGTAAAAGGCCAATTCCAAGCATCCAATTTCATGGGTATGTTAGGCAACTTTGCCAACTTTGCAGCATATGCCTTCATGGGTATTCCGGCAGGTATCTTACTAAAAAAGATCGGCTACAAAAGCACTGCACTCATTGCTATTGCTGTCGGATTTTTCGGCATTCTGGTGCAATTCCTTTCGGGAACCATCGGTAGTTTCCCTGTTTATTTAATCGGCGCTTTTATTTCAGGTTTTTCTATGTGTATGCTAAACACAGTAGTAAATCCGATGTTGAATACACTTGGAGGCGGTGGCAAGAAGGGCAACCAATTAATCCAGATTGGCGGCACATTCAATTCTTTAATGGCTACGCTAGTACCAGTACTTGTTGGTATATTGGTAGGTCAGGTAACCAGAGAGACAGCCATTACAAACGTAAATCCCGTATTATTCATAGCTATGGGGATCTTTGCAACTGTAGGAATTGTACTGTTCTTCGTTCAGATACCAGAGCCACACATAAAAAAAGCGTCCAGTATTAAATATGAACACAGCCCTTGGGCTTTCCGTCATTTTATTTTAGGAACAGTTGCCATATTTGTCTATGTTGGCATTGAAGTCGGTGTACCCGGAACAATGAATCTTTTCCTTACTGACCCTCAAGGTTTTGGAGGCTCGGCTGCAGAAGCAGGATTAGTAACAGGCACATATTGGTTCCTAATGCTTATAGGGCGTTTTCTCGGTGCATCTTTCGGGGCTAAAATATCAAGTAAAGCGATGCTTACTTTCGCCTCCAGCTTGGCTGTTTTACTCGTTTTAGGAGCCATTTTCCTACCAACTACTACACTTATTGATATGCCGGTATTTAAATCAGATCTATCATTCGGCATGGCTCAGGTACCAATTAATGCAATGTTATTAGTATTAGTGGGCTTATGCACTTCTATTATGTGGGGAGGAATTTTCAACCTTGCAGTAGAAGGATTAGGTAAATATACAGAAGCTGCTACCGGTATCTTTATGGTTATGGTATGCGGTGGTGGTATTCTCCCGTTAATTCAAAACTATGTGGCCGACGTGGCTAATTTCATGTCTAGCTACTGGGTAATTATCGCAGCCTTAGCCTTCTTGCTCTACTATGCCATAAGTGGCTGTAAAAATGTAAATAAAGATATTCCTGTAGAATAA
- a CDS encoding aldose epimerase family protein: MINTFSTNGNLSGLDREKFQKEIAGKKTDLYILKNKQGMEVAVTNYGCAILSIMVPDKNGKYANVILGHDNIDNVINSPEPFLSTTIGRYGNRIAKGKFILQEEEYKLSVNNGSNSLHGGPTGFHTRIWDAIQIDQSTLQLSYLSADGEEGFPGNLEVTMTYRLEKNTNALFIEYRAKTDKPTIVNLTNHGFFNLAGITNPTPTVNNNIVTINADYYVPIDDVSIPTGEILKVENTPMDFRQPHTIGERIEEKDQQLINGNGYDHCFILNKTEMGELSLAATCIEPISCRSMEVYTTELGVQLYTGNWLNGFSGAHGATFPARSAICFEAQCIPDTPNKPHFPTATLLPGDEYQQITIYNFGIKE; the protein is encoded by the coding sequence ATGATAAACACGTTCTCCACCAATGGAAACTTATCCGGCCTGGACCGGGAAAAATTTCAAAAAGAGATAGCAGGAAAAAAAACAGATTTATATATCCTGAAGAACAAACAAGGAATGGAAGTTGCCGTTACAAATTATGGATGTGCAATACTTTCTATCATGGTACCCGATAAAAACGGTAAATACGCAAATGTAATACTGGGCCATGACAATATAGATAATGTAATTAACAGCCCTGAGCCATTTCTGAGCACTACAATCGGACGTTACGGCAATCGGATAGCCAAAGGAAAATTTATTTTACAAGAAGAAGAATATAAATTGTCTGTAAACAACGGGTCAAATTCTCTCCACGGAGGCCCTACCGGCTTTCATACAAGAATATGGGATGCCATACAAATTGACCAAAGCACACTTCAGCTAAGTTACCTTTCAGCAGACGGAGAAGAAGGATTTCCCGGAAATTTGGAAGTAACAATGACCTATCGTCTGGAAAAGAACACCAATGCCTTATTCATTGAATACAGAGCAAAAACAGATAAACCAACCATTGTTAATCTAACAAATCACGGCTTTTTTAATTTGGCCGGAATAACGAACCCCACCCCTACTGTAAATAATAATATCGTAACGATAAATGCCGACTATTACGTCCCGATAGACGATGTATCAATACCAACCGGAGAAATTCTTAAAGTAGAAAACACCCCTATGGACTTTAGGCAACCACATACCATTGGCGAACGTATAGAAGAAAAAGATCAGCAACTAATCAACGGAAACGGATACGACCACTGTTTTATTCTGAATAAAACAGAAATGGGAGAACTAAGTCTGGCAGCCACTTGCATTGAACCCATAAGTTGTCGCAGCATGGAAGTATACACTACCGAATTAGGCGTGCAGCTTTACACAGGAAACTGGCTCAACGGATTTAGTGGAGCACATGGTGCCACATTTCCTGCCCGTAGTGCTATTTGTTTTGAGGCACAATGCATCCCTGATACCCCAAACAAACCACATTTCCCCACAGCCACTTTATTACCCGGCGATGAATATCAGCAAATAACGATCTACAACTTCGGAATAAAAGAATAA
- a CDS encoding type I phosphomannose isomerase catalytic subunit — MYPLKFEPILKQTLWGGDKIISFKHLSNELPGVGESWELSGVENSESIVANGSDKGLSLSEMVRKYREELVGEANYAHFGNQFPLLIKFIDAKQDLSIQVHPSDDLAKRRHHSMGKTEMWYVVGADEGAKLRSGFSEQITPKEYKDRVYNNTITDVLQEYEIHPGDVFFLPAGRIHSIGAGAFIAEIQQTSDITYRIYDFNRTDAFGKQRELHTDLAREAINFEVLDDYRTKYDAVKNEPVELVACPYFTTSVYDMTEEIACDYSELDSFVIFICLEGKCSIVDDAQNEVELCAGETLLFPASTQDVTITPNGMVKLLETYV; from the coding sequence ATGTATCCATTAAAATTTGAACCCATTTTGAAGCAAACGCTTTGGGGGGGCGATAAGATTATTTCATTCAAACATCTGAGTAATGAATTGCCAGGTGTTGGAGAAAGTTGGGAATTGTCCGGAGTTGAAAACAGTGAATCGATTGTGGCTAACGGTTCCGACAAAGGCCTTTCACTTTCAGAAATGGTGAGAAAATATCGTGAAGAGTTGGTTGGAGAAGCCAATTATGCTCATTTTGGAAATCAATTTCCATTGCTGATTAAATTTATTGATGCGAAACAGGATTTGTCTATTCAGGTACATCCGTCGGATGATTTGGCAAAGAGACGTCACCATTCGATGGGAAAAACGGAGATGTGGTATGTGGTAGGAGCTGATGAAGGAGCGAAACTACGTTCTGGCTTCTCAGAACAAATAACTCCAAAGGAATACAAAGACCGAGTTTATAATAACACCATTACGGATGTGCTGCAGGAATATGAAATTCATCCCGGTGACGTGTTTTTCTTGCCGGCCGGTAGGATACATAGCATTGGTGCGGGAGCTTTTATTGCAGAGATACAACAGACCTCGGATATAACCTATCGTATTTATGATTTTAATCGAACCGATGCATTTGGAAAACAGCGGGAACTTCATACGGATCTTGCCCGTGAAGCAATTAATTTTGAAGTACTGGATGATTATCGAACAAAATATGATGCAGTAAAAAATGAACCGGTCGAATTGGTGGCATGCCCGTACTTTACCACTTCGGTGTATGATATGACGGAAGAAATAGCGTGTGACTATTCTGAACTCGATTCATTTGTTATATTTATATGTCTGGAGGGAAAGTGCAGTATAGTGGATGATGCACAAAATGAAGTAGAGCTTTGTGCCGGAGAAACCCTTTTATTTCCTGCTTCTACGCAAGATGTTACAATTACTCCTAACGGAATGGTTAAACTGCTTGAAACTTATGTTTGA
- a CDS encoding phage holin family protein: MFINDNSIDNIQQLFTELKKYLDLQKEYTKLEITEKLTILLSTLILVLMLIILGMVALFYALFALAYILEPLVGSLTASFGIITGINILFILTVIIFRKRLIISPMVNFLAKLFLNNTKK; this comes from the coding sequence ATGTTTATAAACGATAATAGCATAGACAATATACAGCAATTGTTTACAGAGCTTAAAAAATATCTAGATCTTCAAAAGGAATATACAAAACTAGAGATTACCGAAAAGCTGACCATACTGCTCTCAACACTGATATTGGTATTAATGCTCATTATTCTCGGCATGGTGGCTTTGTTTTATGCCTTATTTGCACTAGCCTATATACTAGAACCTCTGGTTGGCAGTTTAACCGCCAGCTTTGGCATCATTACCGGAATAAATATTCTATTTATTTTGACCGTTATCATATTCAGAAAAAGACTTATCATAAGTCCAATGGTAAATTTTTTAGCAAAATTATTTCTCAACAATACAAAGAAATAA
- a CDS encoding YtxH domain-containing protein: MKGLSVLAAFLGGAAVGAAIGILFAPEKGEDTRNKIAEILRKKGIKLSRNEMENLVDEISAEIKAEVTE; encoded by the coding sequence ATGAAAGGATTAAGTGTATTGGCAGCATTTTTAGGTGGTGCAGCTGTCGGTGCTGCAATAGGCATTTTGTTTGCTCCGGAAAAAGGTGAAGACACTCGTAATAAAATAGCAGAGATTCTTCGTAAAAAAGGAATCAAGCTAAGTCGGAACGAGATGGAAAACCTTGTTGATGAAATTTCGGCAGAGATTAAAGCAGAAGTAACTGAATAA
- a CDS encoding DEAD/DEAH box helicase, which translates to MTFEQLNLIEPILKALQQEGYTSPTPIQEQSIPILLQGNDLLGCAQTGTGKTAAFSIPILQKLYKTDNRKGIKALIITPTRELAIQIGESFTAYGKYTDLRHVVIFGGVGQKPQTDALNAGVQILIATPGRLIDLISQGFISLKTLDFFVLDEADRMLDMGFIHDIKRIIKLLPARRQTLFFSATMPPEIEKLANSMLSSPKKVEVTPRSSTVDTISQYLYFVEKSEKTDLLIHLLSDKTIESALVFTRTKHGADKLSRTLKKTGITAEAIHGNKSQNARQRALTDFKSHTLRVLIATDIAARGIDVDQLSHVFNYELPNVPETYVHRIGRTGRAGHEGVAISFCESDELPYLKDIQKLISKTIPVVKEHPFVTSESLKSQEKKTEELKIKAKENKVYRGNRANGDFWRRKQQTQQGDNKQNSRNTPKNTAK; encoded by the coding sequence ATGACATTTGAACAATTAAATCTCATAGAGCCTATATTAAAGGCTCTGCAACAAGAGGGTTACACCTCACCAACTCCCATACAAGAACAATCCATACCTATTTTACTTCAAGGAAATGATCTTCTTGGTTGTGCACAGACAGGAACCGGAAAGACCGCAGCTTTTTCAATTCCCATACTGCAGAAACTTTATAAAACAGATAATAGAAAAGGCATAAAGGCACTGATAATTACTCCCACCAGAGAATTAGCTATTCAAATAGGAGAAAGTTTTACCGCTTACGGAAAGTATACTGACTTGCGCCATGTCGTTATTTTTGGCGGTGTAGGTCAGAAACCACAAACAGACGCTTTAAATGCCGGAGTACAAATTTTAATTGCCACACCCGGCCGTTTAATAGACTTGATATCACAAGGATTCATATCACTGAAAACTCTGGATTTCTTTGTACTCGATGAAGCCGATCGCATGCTCGACATGGGTTTTATTCACGACATAAAGCGGATAATAAAACTATTGCCGGCTCGTAGGCAAACACTCTTTTTCTCAGCTACAATGCCTCCCGAAATTGAAAAGCTGGCTAATTCCATGCTTTCGAGCCCCAAAAAGGTAGAGGTAACGCCCAGATCGTCTACGGTAGATACTATTTCTCAATATCTTTATTTTGTAGAGAAGAGTGAAAAGACAGACTTACTTATCCACCTGTTAAGTGATAAGACTATTGAATCTGCCTTGGTCTTTACCCGAACAAAACATGGTGCAGACAAACTATCGCGTACACTGAAAAAGACAGGAATTACAGCTGAAGCCATTCATGGAAATAAATCTCAAAATGCACGCCAGCGTGCATTAACTGATTTCAAGAGCCACACCCTTCGCGTACTTATTGCCACAGATATAGCTGCTCGCGGAATAGATGTAGACCAACTATCTCACGTTTTTAATTATGAATTACCCAATGTACCCGAGACCTATGTACACAGAATAGGGCGAACCGGCCGTGCGGGGCACGAAGGAGTCGCTATTTCATTCTGTGAATCCGACGAATTACCTTACCTGAAGGATATTCAAAAATTAATAAGCAAAACGATACCCGTTGTTAAGGAACATCCGTTTGTTACCTCCGAAAGCCTCAAATCTCAGGAAAAGAAGACAGAAGAACTGAAGATAAAAGCCAAAGAGAACAAAGTTTATCGCGGAAACCGTGCTAATGGGGATTTCTGGAGAAGGAAACAGCAGACACAACAAGGAGATAATAAGCAAAATAGCCGAAATACACCAAAAAACACGGCCAAATAG
- a CDS encoding SDR family NAD(P)-dependent oxidoreductase, producing the protein MKDKIVFITGASSGIGKGCARKFASKGSDLILNARNVNALEALKIELESEYDIHIYLLPFDVCDREAIKTSLMSLPEKWRKIDVLINNAGLVIGMDKEHEGKLDEWDIVIDTNIKGLLAVTRLIVPGMVECGKGHIINIGSIAGEGAYPGGSVYCATKAAVKALSDGLRIDLVDTPLRVTNIKPGMVETNFSVIRFRGDKQTADRFYEGIHALSGDDIAETVYFAASAPAHVQIAEVLLMPTNQATSTISYKGNKK; encoded by the coding sequence ATGAAAGACAAGATTGTATTTATTACTGGTGCGAGTAGCGGCATTGGTAAAGGGTGTGCACGCAAGTTTGCTTCTAAGGGTTCGGACTTAATTCTTAATGCACGGAATGTGAACGCATTAGAGGCGTTGAAGATAGAACTTGAATCGGAATATGACATTCATATTTATTTATTGCCTTTTGATGTGTGTGACCGTGAAGCGATAAAAACATCTTTAATGTCGTTGCCGGAAAAGTGGCGAAAAATTGATGTGTTGATTAATAATGCCGGTCTTGTTATCGGAATGGATAAAGAGCATGAAGGGAAACTCGATGAATGGGATATTGTTATCGATACCAATATTAAAGGACTTTTGGCGGTTACCCGCTTAATAGTTCCCGGGATGGTTGAATGCGGAAAGGGCCATATAATCAATATTGGGTCAATTGCCGGAGAGGGTGCATATCCCGGAGGAAGCGTTTATTGTGCAACAAAAGCTGCAGTAAAAGCTTTGTCTGACGGGCTCCGTATCGATTTGGTTGATACTCCTCTTCGGGTAACCAATATTAAGCCCGGTATGGTGGAGACAAACTTCTCGGTTATTAGATTCCGGGGTGATAAACAAACTGCTGATCGCTTTTATGAAGGAATTCATGCCTTATCCGGTGATGATATTGCAGAAACTGTTTATTTTGCAGCTTCTGCTCCTGCGCATGTACAAATTGCTGAGGTATTACTTATGCCTACCAATCAAGCTACCTCTACTATTTCGTATAAGGGAAACAAAAAATAA